A portion of the Lolium rigidum isolate FL_2022 chromosome 1, APGP_CSIRO_Lrig_0.1, whole genome shotgun sequence genome contains these proteins:
- the LOC124662439 gene encoding DDB1- and CUL4-associated factor 8-like: MPAEGTRMARLWEREVGRLPPRRFAGAVRASEEFVLGLQKRLQKHKRCVDTLCFNSSGSLLMSSSHDQTIALWNLEEAVPRLMFQAGGDVSNAQFMPLSDDRSIVTCGADGEVRHSRIREGGCVFTDELVDLRYAVNKLAVEPGSPHTFFSCVEDGSVLLFDLRRKYPRKLFKCGALRRFGFLSGRTVILRAIAVDPRNPSCFAVCGCDEYVRLYDARKISMEMSKFGVPVEQFCPQHLVSSDSKRDGISGLAFSHTGEILASYSYENIYLFSREHGLYFNDFEENYSEKLPVPQTFRGHENMQPIKGVSFFGPNCDYVISGSDCGHVFIWRNKDGQLLRAMQADIRSVDCVEQHPTEIVIASSGIETDVKIWAPGDSENPSTYNYDISVIAVLLANNDVGTGLGTSPDTNPFIIRGTGSDFDGSSYIDDVDMHSSGDDDVDDDEEDKEEEVGVDEDQKDDEDDMEHMNDDR, translated from the exons atgCCGGCGGAGGGGACGCGGATGGCGCGGCTGTGGGAGCGCGAGGTCGGCCGCCTCCCGcccaggcgcttcgccggcgccgTCAGGGCCTCCGAG GAGTTTGTGCTGGGCCTCCAGAAAAGGCTGCAGAAGCACAAGAGATGCGTGGACACCTTATGCTTCAACAGTAGTGGGAGCTTGCTCATGTCCTCTTCACACGACCAGACTATCGCACTGTGGAACTTGGAAGAGGCGGTGCCGAGACTGATGTTCCAGGCTGGCGGTGATGTGTCCAACGCGCAGTTCATGCCCTTATCGGATGATCGGAGCATCGTCACATGCGGCGCTGATGGGGAG GTGAGGCATTCGCGTATACGAGAAGGTGGTTGCGTGTTTACGGATGAGCTTGTTGACCTGAGGTACGCGGTGAACAAGTTGGCTGTTGAGCCGGGAAGTCCTCACACATTCTTTAGCTGCGTGGAGGATGGCTCTGTTTTGCTC TTTGACCTGAGGAGGAAATATCCCAGGAAGCTCTTTAAATGTGGTGCGCTTAGAAGATTTGGTTTCTTATCTGGTCGCACTGTGATACTCCGTGCTATTGCCGTAGACCCAAGAAACCCCTCTTGTTTTGCAGTTTGTGGATGTGATGAGTATGTACGGCTATATGATGCCCGTAAGATTTCTATGGAAATGTCTAAATTTGGTGTCCCAGTAGAGCAATTCTGCCCTCAACATTTGGTATCCAGCGACAGCAAGAGAGATGGAATCAGTGGTTTGGCTTTCTCACACACTGGCGAAATTTTAGCATCCTACAGTTATGAAAACATCTACCTTTTCTCAAGAGAGCATGGGTTATACTTCAACGATTTTGAGGAGAATTACAGTGAGAAGTTGCCTGTACCTCAGACCTTCAGGGGTCATGAGAACATGCAGCCCATTAAAGGTGTTAGCTTCTTTGGTCCCAATTGTGACTATGTTATCTCTGGATCAGACTGCGGCCATGTGTTTATTTGGAGAAACAAGGATGGACAGCTTCTGCGTGCGATGCAAGCTGATATAAGGAGTGTGGACTGTGTTGAGCAACATCCCACTGAGATTGTTATTGCAAGCAGCGGCATTGAAACAGACGTCAAGATTTGGGCACCTGGTGATAGTGAGAATCCCTCCACTTACAATTATGAC ATATCAGTTATAGCTGTCCTACTTGCAAATAACGATGTTGGAACAGGGTTGGGAACTTCA CCTGATACAAATCCTTTCATCATCCGGGGCACGGGCAGCGATTTCGATGGCTCTTCTTACATAGATGACGTTGACATGCATTCCTCGGGTGATGACGACgttgacgatgatgaagaggacaaGGAAGAAGAGGTGGGTGTAGACGAAGATCAGAAAGATGATGAGGACGATATGGAGCATATGAATGATGATCGGTGA